The DNA window AGACGATCGCGGTGACGCCCTGCTGAAGCAGCCGGGTGGCGGCCGCCTGGCCGCCCTCCAGCGAGAAGAGCGCCCGCTCCACCCGGGAGTCCGGCAGCTCCAGCCCGGCGCGCTCGCAGGCCACCCGCCCGGCCGCCAGCTTCCGCCGGGACGGCATATGGTCGGGCGGGCCCAGCACCATGCCGATCCGCCGGTGGCCGAGCGAGACCAGATGCCCCACCGACTGCTCCACCGCGACGGCGTCGTCGCAGGAGACCCGGGGGAAGTCCAGGTCGTCGATGGCCGCATTGAGCAGCACGGTCGGCAGACCGCGCTCGGCAAGCCGCTCATAGTGCTCATGCGGTGAGTCGGCCTGCGCATACAGGCCGCCGAAGAAGACCACCCCGGAGACATGCTGCTGGAGCAGCAGGTCCACATAGTCAGCCTCGGAGACCCCGCCGGCGGTCTGGGTGCAGAGCACCGGGGTGAACCCCTGCTGGGCCAGGGCCCCGCCCACCACCTCGGCAAAGGCCGGGAAGATCGGGTTCTGCAACTCCGGCAGCACCAGACCCACCAGCCGGGCGCGCTCCCCCCGCAGCTGGGTGGGCCGCTCATAGCCGAGGACGTCGAGCGCGGTCAGCACCGCAGCCCGAGTGGAGTCGGAGACACCGGGCTTGTCGTTGAGCACCCGGCTCACCGTCGCCTCGCTCACTCCGACCTTCTTGGCCACCTCGGCAAGTCGTCGCGTCATGGGCGTAAGCGTACGACATTGACCGTAAGTCACTTGCGTCAGCCTTGCGGCTGCCTGCCGGGGAGGACCCCGAAGACCAGGGAGAAGCGGGTCGGCGCAGCTTGCAGCCGGTACGCCGGGAGCACCCCGGGGCCGCAGGAGGCGGACCCCAGTCCATGCTGGGCGTGGTCCAGGGTGAGGTGGATCCAGTCCGGATCCGGCAGCAGGTCGGTGGTGTGCCGGGCGGCGGCCAGTTGCTCGGTGGTCCAGCGGCGGGCGGTCAGCGCGAACTCCGGCTCCCCCTCGATCCGCAGGCCGCCGCTGTTGCGCAGGCCGCCGCCCGCCTCACCGGTGAGCAGGGCGTACCGGACCCCGGCCCGGCTGCCGTTCTCCTGCGGCCGGACATAGGGCGTCTGCAAGCCGTCCACGGTCGACTCCCAGCGGCCGATCCGGGAGGCGCGGCTGCTGTCCGGGTACGCCTCCCCCGGCCCGCCGCCGAACCAGCGCACCCGGCCCAGCGCGGCGGGCACCGCCAGCCGTACGCCCAGCCGGGGCAGCGGCACCGGCCAGTCGCCCTCCGGCTCCACCTCCACGGCCAGCCGCAGCCGCACCCCGTCCGAGGTCCACCCGTAGGCGGTGCGCAGCCCCAGGTCGGCGGCGGCCGGAGCGACCCGGGTGCGGACCAGCAGCCCGGTCTCCACAAGCCGCACCTCGTCGATGCGGTGCCGCATCCGGTGCAGGCCGAGCCGGTGCCACCGCTCGGCCAGCCGGTCCTCGGGGCGGGCCAGCACCATGGCGTCGTTGTCGGTGGGCGCCCGCCAGACGTCCAGCCTGGGCCCCTGCACGGGGAGCCCGCCCAGGGCGGTCAGCAGCCCGTCGGCGGCGTCGAAGGTGCCCGGCCCGAGCCGCAGCGCGGCGCCGTCCCGGCGCGGGGTCGCGGTGGGCCGCAGCGGGGGCCGCGCCGGTGCCGGGGAGGCCGCGAACTGCGCCCAGGCGACCTCATG is part of the Peterkaempfera bronchialis genome and encodes:
- a CDS encoding LacI family DNA-binding transcriptional regulator produces the protein MTRRLAEVAKKVGVSEATVSRVLNDKPGVSDSTRAAVLTALDVLGYERPTQLRGERARLVGLVLPELQNPIFPAFAEVVGGALAQQGFTPVLCTQTAGGVSEADYVDLLLQQHVSGVVFFGGLYAQADSPHEHYERLAERGLPTVLLNAAIDDLDFPRVSCDDAVAVEQSVGHLVSLGHRRIGMVLGPPDHMPSRRKLAAGRVACERAGLELPDSRVERALFSLEGGQAAATRLLQQGVTAIVCASDPLALGSVRAARRRGLTVPGDISVVGYDDSSFMTCTDPPLTTVRQPIEAMGRAAVELLAGEIAGVRVTHDELLFEPELVVRGSTGPAPAGA